In Mercurialis annua linkage group LG6, ddMerAnnu1.2, whole genome shotgun sequence, the following are encoded in one genomic region:
- the LOC126688210 gene encoding 3-ketoacyl-CoA synthase 1, with the protein MDRIEMDKERLTAEMAFKDSSSAVIKIRRRLPDFLQSVKLKYVKLGYGYSCNPATTLLLLIILPLAISTLVQITGLELDRVYQIWKTKSVQLHEIDAATRLAGSALLLVLLGVYWAKRSSPIYLVDFACYKPEDERKMSVESFIKMTEESGSFRDETVEFQKKISIRSGLGDETYFPRGITAKPPNLNMEEARIEAETVMFGALDSLFDKTGVKPTDIDILIVNCSLFNPTPSLSSVIVNHYKLRTDIKSYNLGGMGCSAGLISIDLAKDLLKANPNSYALVVSTENITLNWYFGEDKSMLLPNCLFRMGGAAVLVSNKSRDKARAKYQLVHTVRTHKGADDKHYQCVYQREDEKGAIGVSLARELMAVAGDALKTNITTLGPLVLPLSEQFMFFVTLVRKKLSKAKVKPYIPDFKLAFEHFCIHAGGRAVLDEIQKNLQLSDWHMEPSRMTLHRFGNTSSSSLWYELSYTEAKGRVCRGDRVWQIAFGSGFKCNSAVWKALRAVTFDESSSNPWADSIDKYPVKVAVA; encoded by the coding sequence ATGGATAGAATAGAAATGGATAAGGAGAGATTAACGGCTGAGATGGCTTTTAAGGATTCCTCCTCCGCCGTTATCAAGATCCGGCGACGCTTGCCGGACTTCTTACAGTCTGTTAAGCTCAAGTACGTTAAATTAGGTTATGGTTATTCATGCAATCCTGCAACTACACTGTTGTTACTTATCATCCTTCCACTAGCCATATCCACTCTTGTCCAAATCACTGGTCTCGAACTAGACCGGGTTTACCAAATATGGAAGACCAAGTCTGTTCAGCTCCACGAAATCGATGCAGCCACCAGACTGGCTGGTTCGGCTTTGCTGCTCGTTCTTTTGGGAGTGTACTGGGCAAAGCGGTCTAGCCCGATTTATCTGGTGGATTTTGCGTGTTACAAACCGGAAGATGAGCGGAAGATGTCGGTGGAGTCGTTCATAAAAATGACAGAAGAAAGCGGTTCGTTTCGAGACGAAACGGTTGAGTTCCAGAAGAAAATATCGATTCGGTCCGGTCTGGGCGATGAGACTTACTTTCCGAGAGGAATAACAGCAAAACCGCCGAATTTGAACATGGAAGAAGCCAGAATAGAAGCGGAGACAGTCATGTTTGGTGCATTAGACTCACTTTTCGACAAGACCGGAGTTAAGCCGACCGACATTGACATTCTCATCGTCAACTGCAGTTTATTTAATCCAACTCCGTCACTTTCTTCAGTGATAGTCAATCATTACAAGCTTCGAACAGACATAAAGAGTTATAACCTCGGTGGAATGGGGTGCAGTGCTGGTCTTATATCAATCGACCTAGCTAAAGATCTTCtaaaagcaaatccaaactcGTACGCACTCGTCGTAAGCACCGAAAACATAACTCTCAACTGGTATTTCGGGGAAGACAAATCAATGCTACTACCAAATTGTTTGTTCCGAATGGGCGGAGCTGCGGTTCTCGTTTCGAACAAGTCCCGAGACAAGGCTCGGGCGAAGTACCAGCTGGTGCACACGGTCCGAACACACAAAGGAGCCGATGATAAACACTACCAATGTGTTTACCAAAGAGAGGATGAAAAAGGCGCGATTGGCGTTTCGTTAGCTCGTGAATTAATGGCAGTAGCTGGCGATGCATTAAAAACAAACATAACTACATTGGGTCCTTTAGTACTACCTTTAAGCGAACAGTTCATGTTTTTTGTCACTTTGGTAAGAAAAAAGCTCTCGAAAGCGAAAGTAAAACCCTACATACCCGATTTCAAGCTCGCTTTCGAGCATTTTTGCATCCACGCCGGCGGTCGAGCTGTTCTTGATGAGATACAGAAGAATTTGCAGCTGAGTGATTGGCATATGGAGCCTTCAAGAATGACTCTGCATAGATTTGGAAACACTTCTAGTAGCTCACTTTGGTATGAATTATCATACACAGAAGCTAAAGGTAGGGTTTGCAGAGGAGATAGGGTTTGGCAGATTGCATTCGGGTCGGGTTTCAAGTGCAATAGTGCGGTTTGGAAAGCGTTAAGAGCTGTTACTTTTGATGAATCAAGTAGTAATCCGTGGGCTGACTCCATTGATAAGTACCCGGTTAAGGTTGCTGTAGCTTAA